Sequence from the Pontibacter pudoricolor genome:
ATAGTTAGAACATAAGTTGGTTATCCCTTATTTTTAAAAGGACTACCGGCTCAAATTCTTAAACTTTTTATCAGATTACCACAAAACTTAACTTGGCTGTTATAGATTTCTGCTTTATATTGCAATACCCGTTTATTACAACTTTTCCTTTCAGCCCTGATACTTATGTATAAACTTGAGCATATTCTTATAATAGATGACGATCAGATCAATAACCTGTTCTCACAGATCATTCTGGAAGATGCTAATGTTTGCAACATGGTTTCGGTATGCCAAAGCACAATAGAGGCGCTGGAGTTATTACGTAGCATGAACGGTAACCCGGACGCTACTTTCCCGGATCTGATACTGCTGGATATTAACATGCCTGAGCTAGATGGGTTCGATTTTCTGGAGCGTTACCACATGCTGGGTTACAACAACCAGTACAACACAGCCATTTCCATGTTCAGCACCTCAAACGACCCGTCGCATAAAGAACGTGTAAAGCATTTCAGCTCTGTGATTGGTTTTATCGAGAAACCACTTTCCATGGCATCGCTTCAGAACATACTGGCGCAGCAGATATAATACCCTGGTAAACAATTTGCTATAGTTTCGTATG
This genomic interval carries:
- a CDS encoding response regulator; translation: MYKLEHILIIDDDQINNLFSQIILEDANVCNMVSVCQSTIEALELLRSMNGNPDATFPDLILLDINMPELDGFDFLERYHMLGYNNQYNTAISMFSTSNDPSHKERVKHFSSVIGFIEKPLSMASLQNILAQQI